TGCTGTGGTGCTGATTGTGGTTTTGCAGTCTTACTGCACACATGTTCTCAtaacactaaacacacacaaacaagataCTGGGCAGTAAAGTGATTGAAATACTCTACAATGTTACATTAATAAGTGGTGTGCATATGTCCATATCAGTGTTGCAACATCTGCACAAAGCTGTTGTAATCCTTTCCTGTAAATGATTTGTATTTGAATCACACGCAAGTTTTCTATCAGTTGCTGTTGGTGAAGGATTAATGATTATAATTGGATAATAGCAGTTGACACTTATGCCAAATAAAAACATCTCAAACTTACAAGGCAGGTCTATATCCAGTTTCGAGATTCATTTGAGATGTGGTTGGCTCCTGGGTTTCGATGAGACTCTTTTAAGTGTCCTTTGATCCACCAAAAATTGTTCAACTACTTGATAGATTAATACGGGGGCAAATAATCCCACGTACTCTGAGGACTTTACAGGAATCCAGTGTCAAATGAAATCACCTCCTCCCGCTGTTTGTGTATTAAAAGACAGTTTGGGGTTTTATTTCACCTCTAAATGTCTTTCTACTGCTTCATTTCCTATAAGACTAAGGataagaatcttttttttttttttttaaatcccagagGGAAATTCATATGTCTTAAATAGCTCATCTGCTATTTGGATGAGAATTAAAAGGTCGATGGCTGTGGGTGCAAAtgattttctgtttctctctgttttagGAGAGATGCAGAAATCCATGTGCTCGATTTCTGGGATTAATTTGGGTGATTGATTCTGTGGTTTCAGTGTCTGCCCTGAAGCCGGAGGAGATGCCAGAAGTGCGGATGGACACTGAAGAGAGGCAGAGTGCTGGATATGAAGTTTATCATGAAAAACTGGTAGGAAAACCCAGCAAACCCAGTCATCAAATATCATCTCCTTCAGGGATTTATGACTGacttactattattattttctttaatgtcaggtGTTTTTCGCTAATGACGCTGGATCCAATAAAGGCGCCATTATCGGGCTGATGGTTGGTGGGGTGGTCATAGCAACAGTCATTGTCATTACCTTGGTGATGCTGAGGAAGAAACAGTACACTTCAATTCACCACGGCGTGATCGAGGTAAAAGGCTCACCAGTTTCTGCTCATAGATCAAACACGGTTCGCGTGTTAGTAACTCCTCATCCTCTTGTCCAAAGGTGGATGCAGCTGTGACGCCAGAGGAGCGTCACCTGGCCAAGATGCAGCAGAACGGCTACGAGAATCCCACCTACAAATTCTTCGAGCAGATGCAGAACTAAaaagctgcacaacaacatttcCCCCACAGTGTCAGCCTGCGCTCTGTTCCATTCAGCTCCTTTGCCCTCAGCCCCAGCACCTTCAGCGCCCTGTTCAGGAGGTGAAGGGTGCGAGGATGACTGCATAGCCTGGTTTGTGTCTTTGAAAGTAAGGAAAGGAGACATTTTTGTCAGGGGTTTGGGCCAAAGAAAACTGATATGGAACAAAGCCTCCTTAAATCCCTTGATTGTACAGAGCTAAGCATTACCCAGCAGCCCAGTTAGACAAAGGTATCCTGTTACACCTACACATTTCAGTCAGCCCCTGGAGTTCTCATAGCATTTGTACTGGAAAACCCCTCGTCGACTGTTTATACGACATCACGGCAGTAAGACACCCACAGCCGAAACTTGTAATTTACCAATTACTCCCTCACTGCTCCTCAAACCGGTCCGACGAGAGCTCTCAGAGCGACCCGTCGCACGAATAGtgtttcaggtttatttttcaaaaaatgagaaaaaaatgaagaaaaaaatacataaatatatacaatcaaaaatatgtaaaagcaggaaaaactttttttttttaaacgtgtaATATATTAAGACAGAGATTAGCTGTAAGTATATGTAGTGCATGGCAATATTGATGACTGATTAAAAGTATACTGTATGTGAAGGTCCTCAGGACGAggaggggaaggggggggggtcCTCTCCCTAGATATTTTAGAAGGATTGTACATTTCTGGCGTCTTCTTTGtgacatgaagaaaaaaacGAGTATTCAGAATCCGGTCTGCTTTGTCGTCACAGACTTGCTTTAACTGAATCTTGGCTCTTTATTGCTCATCTCCATGCTTCACTGTTGTGTTAGCTGcatgggcagaaaaaaaagctcTATGTATGTAATATATGAAGTGTAATAGTATCCGAAAGGAAGATGATTGTGTTACTTGTTTGCGTTCTATGCACTCTTGTCATTTTTGGGAGTTTTGATTATTGCCACCAAATATTGCTGTTACAGTCTCTGATGCCAACTGTCGCTGCACTTTGGATTTTTCTTAGAAAGAGGCTCGAGGTTCAAACCTTTTAAGATGGAAAGTTTTTATGAAAGCCTATCATTCCACTGTCTTTGCTGTAAATAATTCAGATGACGACACCTTCCTTCACTTCCATTCCCACTGCCAGTCATTTCTTTCCCAACCCCCCTTCCCTCATGTTTATCCTCTCCTTCTTGCTGTGTCAGCAATATTGTACATTGCGGCACTTTGGGACGTCGTATGTGAGCATTTCATAAATAGGACTGTTTGGGCGTGGGGAAATCagacattttctcctctctgGACACATTCCTCCACCAAATGTCACATTCTATTTTTCTACATCACCAATGTATACGTGTACAGCGCTTCTGTTTGTCCTGTGCTCAATATTTCAGCTCCTGTCGAATCTGTAACTTATTAGGAGGAAACATGGCCCTCTCTCTAAATTATTAACCATGAATGTGACATATTGTGCATTTCTATGAGAAATACAACACATATCACCTGCACATTGCACCCACACGTGGATAGACACTGACTGAAGCTCTTAATCAGGCAAATGTTTCAATTTGTATTGATGCTCACTCTGGGTATCTTTGGAGCCTAGTGATGAAACAAACTCTTTGTCCCTCTGCTCATTGATTCAGTGACCTTTCTCTGTGTGTAGTTAAATGAACAATTTGCTTAGAAAAAGCTTTCTACACTCACTATACCATCAATAAAATTTTGAATGTACATAGAAGCATTTGGGTGTCTGTCAATGTGAGTCTTAAAAAGAGAAACTTCTCACACAGCTATTAAGAAAATGCTTGCCACTTTATTCCCCCAGTGGACAAAAAGGGTCCAATAATTCAGGGAACAAAcactaaataaaatacaaaacggGTCCTCTATAAatggaaaatatgaaaatacacTTGCCCTTGTGGCtatcaaaaacatgaaatacCGGTATATACAGTGGAAATGGTCCTAACTACAGACAAggaacacacaacacaaagctCTTAACTGGATTTTTCAGTCACACTCAAGCATTCAATGACATGCACGCAACAATCAGTAATCAGAAAGACATTCTCCCTTCATCCTGAACACTCTTCTCTTGGTTAGAGTAacagaaaagctaaaaaaaacttcacCTGTCTCAGTCTAACTTGAATCAAACtgtaatgacaataataaaGGTGGTAATCCACGCTGATCAGAGACCAGCTTTGCATTTCTGTGTCTGAGAGACGTTTTTTATCAGCAGTGGAGCGCACGTTTTGTCCGCAACACCTGACAAGCGCTATAATGTGACGACCTTCAGCTGTCCTTGTCTAGCGTCGTGGTGGCCAGGGTCACTGTAGTGATCGGCTGCCCGATGCCGTGCATCTGCATGCGAGCCAGTTTCTTCTGCTCGCACTCGGTCACCAGGCTGTTGAGCTCAGCAGCGCTGTAGCCAATCAGAGTCCTCAGGTCACACACAAACTTGTAGACAAAGCGCTTTCCCTGCACCTTGCAGATCATGTCCCCGTCGTAGTAGTATctgaatgaaaatacaaaactcaGAATCACACCAAAGTATATCAACTGATGAGAGACAACAGATATGCAGATGGCTTTCAACAAATGAATAATGGACAATACATCAGTGTATCCGTTCTTTTATATTACAGcagctttacattttaaaatatcagAATAATCAGGTTTGTTCTAAGTTCTCTTAGTAGCAGAAAgaacctctcttcttcctcttcatatCCTCCTATCTTGGATCGTCACTCCTGCCTACAGGCCATCACTACTAGGGTGACAGTCAATCAGCTAAATATCAATGGCAATAAAACTTATCCTGACTTCACAAAATAAACCATTTTGTTGTCTCTAAAGATGGTTGTCAGGTCCACACTTCCCAAAGCGTCAAAAGTCTTAAAGTCATCTTGAACAATACTCTTTATCGTCCACATCACATTCGGCCTACTACCACCCACTTAAGATTTCTAGACTTCTTTCTCAACACAGCACTCAAGTCCTGGTTGCCTCCCATTTGGATTCCTGCAATACCACTCTCTCTGGTCTCCCAGAAAATCTCCTTAATCAGCTCCAGACGGTACAGAACTCTGACCATATTACAGCCATTCTCATCcagcttcattggctccctATTCCTCAGCATATCCAATGCAAGATTTTCCTTCTCGGTGACTTGGCAGCCCCATATCTTTCAGACCTCCTTCATCCTTACACCCCTTCCCTTTGCTCAGCTTGAGCTGCTCTCCTGCTGAGCGATGAGTGCCAGAGCCTTTAGGTGTGATGCACTTTGTCTTTGGAATTTACTTCCACTTCACTTTTATCGCCTAAATTCTTTGACACAGTTCAAATCGCACCTCAAAACCCTGCTATAACTAAGCTACGACCATTTCATTTATAAAGTGGGCATGTTGCACTACATGTATAAAGGCTCATTTACACCATGGTGCCCTGCTCTCAAAAACCTGACAGATGTCACGctgtctgtgaagctggatttaagaTAAGTGTTTAAAGTTTTGAGCGCCATCTTGTGTCAGTACAGAATGTGTCATCTCCaggttaattggttaattaCTGCTAATAGACTTACAGTAGTTTATTTTAGCTAACtaataaaaaaccccaaaaaaacccaataacTCAGTCAGAAAAAAGGgcactgaaactgaaaataaggGGATCACTCTTCTGCTGTCCCTGGCTGCAACAATGACATTTTTGTTAAGAAATCAAGGCTCTACTGTCCACTTTCACTCTGTCTCTTAAGCAGTAAGTGGTTCTCCGTTGTTTGGCTAGCTACACTGACAGGAAAATCCCCCTTTTAGCTGTAATGTTCAGGCTTGCAAAGGGTGTGTTTGAAGGGcgccaaaaaataaaatgtactattgtttttattattgttattaccaCATAAGGGAAACAGTCAGCATCATCGGCCTACTACTGGAAATATTATGTTTTAAGAAGACTGCTGTCTGCGTCTGCAGGAGGAAGCCTTGCTAACTTGCAGCTACACTCTAAATCGACTTTGTACTGGAAAGTTGGCAGCATGTTTAAAGTCAATCTCACTGCACCAGACATTTGTCTGCGGTGCCTGTGAGGTAATGGCTTATGTCTGGCTCCAAACTTTAGATAGAGTGCCACAAAAAGTTGccattaaacaaaaacacacaaacctgaGGGCTCGACTGAGCTTCTCATAGTTCATGGTAGGCTTGTTCTTGCGTTGCCCCCATTTCTGTGCCACGAGCTCAGGCTGGTTGAGTTTGAACTCTCCCTCCTCGCCTACCCAGGAGATGCAGTCTCTTGCGTCCTTGTCGGTCAGCAGCTCGAGCAGAAACTGCCACAGCTGGATCTGACCATTGTTACCtgacaacagaaaaacaacacaaagtatTTGAAAAAGattattcaaataaaatgtgtgtATCTGTAATAAAAAGACAATTTAACAGCCACAACTGATTAGAACATAACATTAGAAATGGTAATAGGAGTATTTTGTACCATTACTAAATCTGCCAATTCTAAATGTATTCAACTATTTAGTCTAAAATAGCGCATTAAGGAAGGTTTTGTCAGACAAAATGGCTAAAAACGTTGCATTTTCAGTTTGAATGCAAAGCAACATTACTGTCAGattgtaaatttaaaaactaaaacctAAAATTGGTGACAAAACTATCCCTGAACACTTTTGAAAACTTTCTGACTTTACAAAAAGTGAGTTGCCTAGAGAGcggctgtgtgcgtgtgtcctaCCTGTACGGTTCCCAGGTGAGCTGCGCTCCTCCCCTCCTGAAATGCGAGGTGCTCTGGGACCACGGTTCTGTTTCAACACCTTTATAGCAGTGGGTGTGCTCACTTGAGCTGGGATTATCTGCACAGCTGGAGGAACAGATGGGAAAACTCTTCATTAACATGTGTTTTGGATctgaatctatttaataaaTAACTTCCTGTTAAATATATGGATTTTGTCCAGAGTTTAACGAGCAGAACTATGTGGAGGGCATGGTCATGTATAATCAGACAAGATAACCCAAAcaaccgagggaatttacaaaGTTTAAACATAGCACAATAAAGTTGATTATCTTTATCTGGACGTTGGTGATGAAATGTCTCTCACTGAAAacacaatgttccctctaatttttcacgtgtctgagcgaacacacaaactccctgagcggtcccttggaccactgtgagcaacagcagacttgtacactgtggtcacgccagcatcgaatccatccaagttacatggtttattaaaataatcaaattacagcatttacatttatgttagactggttttaattaactgctttagcccacttacaatgaaaattaataaataaatcttgtCCATGACCTGtttagtatgttaacactattggaactccaattttgaaaacaaaattttctttcttcttttttttttttaaataaagttgacttgtattatgagtcagTGGTCTGGGacagagtcctgtaactctgtctgcaaaatacagtatataatgaccaatgttgggcaattaattatatagttctTCAAAAaagagttatgcaaacaaagttttttgcagctgtttacctaaaaatgcggCCAAggcggggttttttttttttttttttttttaaataaacattgcaaactatttacagaacatcGTTCTAATTCCATACGGGAGCAgacagtcacttactgactaacactgcaaaagaGAATTGTCagagtattaattttaatttcaattcaggttagattttattttgtgcgcaacgcagattttctgtgcgcagagaccgtgccagcagtgcgcaattgcgcacacgcgcagcttagagggaacatttgtTCATCACTCATCCATTTGAGTTCTTCAGTGTAAGGTAAACAGTTATTTTAATTGTCTTTTGGATGATTTTTCACGCTAACACTTACGCTGATCAATCGTGACGGTGGCGTCTCCTCCAGACTGGTCCTGGCTGGCCAACACGTCTGAAATTAGCACAAAATATTAGTTTCATTTTGgcatgaaaacacattttattccatcagctgaaacaaacatttgagTCAGACCTACATTTGCGAAGGAGTTCCAGGTGACTCCAGAGTATCTCTCCATTGGGCACTTTCTGAAGGAACTCCTCCTGAGTGAAAGTGCAGAGGTCTCGCCCCTGGATGTGAATGCTTCCTATTTCCATCTCATCAATGTTAAACTCTTTCATTACCCACACAGCCCAGTGGATCACCTGATCAGCAGACCAGAGCATAGGGTCTGAGGAGAGAAACCTCACACATTACCAACcgtgtttgtgtctttgtttgttagCACAATAATGATTGTTTTCCACTACAATAAGGTAGTTCATTCAAGTATTCCTCACCATACGGTATGCCCAGGCGGACTTGCTCTTTCCGGTAGCCTTCGAGAGCTGCGGCCCAACGTGTAACCTGCTCTGAGGTCTCATCAGACAGGGAAGACCGCTCTACAGCAATAAGCTGTCCCTCCTCCACCAGAGCACCCTCTTCCCCTGCTGCATCTGGATCAATCACTACTTCAACTGTTTCTACTGGCTTTACAATCTCCAAGATGTTCAACCTCTCCTCTCctagaaacaaaagtaaaaacaatgcattttaaaatgtactcTCTCTTTACTAACTTGAGTACTTGATATGAAATGTGTCACGCTTTTGGTACCTGGTTTGGTTATTATCTGCAGGCTGAGCTGCACTGTGCCATCGGTCTTTACTCCCTGATCGAAGAGACTGTGATCAGGGTGGAGCTAAGAGGAAAAGAACAGATAAAGCGAGACAGCAGTGAGAAACAGTTCAACCCAGGACCAAACAAAAATCATTTAATCATGAACAGATTATGAAAGGTGTCATTATCTAATTCTTACCTGAATGTCCTGCAAACAAATTTCATAAGCATCCAATGAGATTTGGATACGAGGCTCCAAAAGCTTCTTCAGATTACCAATTGGTTCGTTTATGTCGATATCTTGCTGAATCAAGTCTGACGCAGTGATGGTCTGCTCCTCAACACTACAAATCAAATAACATGAgacagaaatgtaaaaacacagctgctgcatgaacaaattaattgttttatttatgcaatCATCTCTCTCACCCTTCTTCCAGGCATGCCTGTTTCTCCCGTTCATCTATCTCGATCTCTATCATCTCTTCTGGCTCACTTTTAGACATTCTGCTGGGAGATAACGTTTTACCAACACGAATATAAAGTGACACATTAAACAAAAATTACTGTCAACCAGATAATCAGCATAAAAGAAAAGAACCAATAAACTCTTAATTAGGTAGCTGGTCACACTACCTAATTAATCActtaaaaaatgctaaaattaaactaaaactaTAATTAGCTTCTATCCTCCTCCTCACTGTTAAATTAAACAGCTAATTTTAATTAGAAAACCCAAAAATCTATCCAGCACATCAAATTGATGTTTGTAGTGATTATTAATGgcattccatccatccatctcctcTTGCTTATCCAGTTTACGTTCACAGCTGGGCGGGAGTCCAACCCAGGTGATGGTGCTAACCAACACAACACCATGCTGCACTGACTTATCAATGCATGtgcttttgttttgggttttttggaaTAACTTTATAACATGAGATgcaccattatttttttttccaaagtagGCCTCTGGGGGTCACTACACATGTAAGAAGGACTGGtccacatatatttatatggGGAAAGAGTCTTTGTTACCTTAGTTACTTTTAGACAATccataaacaaaaatatattttaatcagAATTTAATTAACCCATTTGTAAAGACTAATattaattaaatttatttttaaatcacaaaaattataTTAAACAGCCAAAGTTGGTGCAAGCAAATTTTGGTTTTGTAAAACAAAATTATAACAAATACAGTATGAAATCATTAAACAAAATTTATCTTTTTAATcaactaataaataaatcaagtaATATTTTTTACctaaaattgtaaaaataaataaataaaaaagttgatTTTTGATAGAACTAATAATCATTTAAAATACtaatttaaagttaaaaagaaCTAAATAAAAGTGGATATTTAATTGATCTTTTATTCTTCTACTAAATTTCTAAACTTACtttcttaaaaatatttaagtaaaaataaagtgaaaataaacataaaagtgGTTGTTTTGATATAGCTTGTAATCTTCTAATAAATTcctaaaataaaacatacttGAAAAACGATATTTAATAGATCTTTTAAACTAATAAATTATTAAACGAATAATTACGttctttaaaaaagtttaaaaataaatatgaaactaGGTATTAACAGGGCAATATCACTACAATAACACCTTTctgttgtaatttctttaatcGAAGTAATACAAACAACTAATACATACTACAGTGTAAATAACTAACGACTTCACTGTCGTGTAACTTAAAGAGCATACTGTGCCTGTTAAATAAAACAGGGCACTTTGATGGGGGTTTTCTACCATAAAGGCCTCTCAGCCTCGACTCCTCATTGGCCGTCTACAACAGTTCAGTGACTGCTAACGTTAGCCAACTCGAGGGCGAGGCTGTGGCTTCTAAAGGCCAACTAGTAGGCCAGTAGTTACAGAAAATAGTAACCACGTATAACTACACGTCCAAAAAACGTGTTGGAAAAATTCACCAAACTCAAATTTATGCGTTAGGCTACACGTGTACAGTGAAGCAGGCCTACAAAAAACAAGTTAGCTCCAATATAGCAACGCGGGGCGAGGCAGCTGCATTACACAACCATCGATCCCGGCGTGCtaaacaaccgtgaaaatatcCTATAAACTCCGAGTGCTTCGTAACTTCAGCAAATCTTTGTTAAAGCACACTTTAACTCTGCACGTAGAAAACTTTTAAAACGGAAATAGAATAAACGGAAACAAAACAGCATAGGGCAAATGGAAAGGAGCCGGAAATCCTGGCTAAGGTTTTACAGCGTTGCAAGACTTCCGAGAGCAGCGATGATCGATCCAACGACAAGTTTTAGAGGAAAGCGACCGAGATACACTGAAACAACGCTCGTTTAGACGTGTAAATGGATAATAAGGAGAagaaagaactaaaaaaatctgtttcacCGCGTATGGAATTATACCCACCCTGAGTTTGTGGTTGGACGGTAATCAGCACCGCGACAGTACGCAGCTTCTCCACTGTGCTGTTAGCAAAACAGCTAACTAGCGACTGCTATAACAACCAACGTTATTTCTATTTTCAAGCCGAAGAGGAAGCAAAAGTCCGAGGGAGCCAGCGTTAGCCTAGCCTTTGTGGAAGTTGGCTAATGTGGGTTTCTGCCTCGTAGGTGGGCGGCCTCTTCCCAGCAGGCTGACTAGGAATCAACAACACGCTAGCTAGGTTAGCTTTGCTGCTTGAGCTACATAAAATAGCGGGAACACCCCAGATACAACAAACGTGACGACGGTGTGGTACATTTTCCTCACAACAAGCATATATGTCTCTGAAATAATCATACCTCTTAAAATTTAGACCTTCAGAGATGTTGATGTTCTATTGTGGAAGATAATcggcaaaaaaatgcacacagtCGAGAGATATCATGCAAGTTTTTAGCCAACTACACTCAATCTGAGGAGGGGCGGAGACTAACCGGAGAGACTGTAGTTACCTTAAAGTCTGTGTAGTGGAAAAACCGCCAGCTAAATGTTTCAATAGTAGCTGGACGTGCCTTTCTCAGCTCCAACTTTGTGGCAATTTAGGAACAAATGTCTAGTCCAGATGTATCCTGACTAGATAGCATTAATGGCTAAATAAAACTGCCTTTTAATAGGACCAACTGTAAATATAAAGGTAGTCTCTTGAAAATGTTACCATAAATTTAATCAGTTTTACTGCAACCATGCCCTCCCGTAActgatttttagtttttctccTTAATGTATGCTACAGACTGTTTTCAGTACTGAAAAGCATGTGAAAAGCAAAAGTTTTGTACTGGGCTATTTCAAATATTTGCAACAGTTCCTCTGGGCAAAGAAATGAGCTGTGTGCATCCCCACATGATCCTCTATCTCaacttctttttccttttaggaGTAGGCTGAATTTTCCGCCTTTGACACACACCACCTCTGTAAAAAGCAGATTTCTACTAAGATTATGTTATTCTCGCATTTTTTTTTGGTGTTCTCTTTTCTAAcatgttggggttttttgctttaaacttcattttaagttgctattatatttttatttctggtTATTCCtactttttattttgtacaaaACACTGtgactgtctgtctgtgaaaagTGCTACATTATAAGTAAATATATAAACTTTTCAGGGTCTAGTTTCAGTTTTTTGTCCATGCCTATATTGATGTGCATTATTATCACTGATGGGATTATAACTAATAGGAAAGCTAAATCATTAAAGTTTtatagaaaagcgctatacaaatacaggccatttaccatttactttgaTGGGTATAGACCCTacatgtgtttttgcttttcttttttttcataaaggAGCTGCAAACATAATGCAATGGACCAGCCAATCTATCCACTAAACATGTGGTTATGTTTCCTTTTGATTCCCTGTAATGTTTTGACATGTAAAATATAGAGATTACTAAATAAATATCTTCTGATGAAGTCCATAGCATTCATGTTtccttattttatttgtaaaacatTGCAAGTCGGTTTTGTGTATCACTTTCATGTATTTCAAGGCGCTGGATGTTGCAGTAAtttatcattttgtttttttaatgatgtaatatgaaaatgtaatcaaGAAAGCTAAATCGGTAAATTATTAAACCATTTCTAAggaaaacaaatacacacacgtaCATGTGAACTATTGTTAAATCCTTCATTTAAACAGGTTGATGCACTGAGAATGAGATCTCCTTTTCAAAAACATTTGtgtacagaaagaaaaagaatacaGGGATTCAGATGCAGATCCAATGAAATCAGAGACTTGTTGCTTGTTCCATTTAAATCTAATTTTTGATTTAATAGTAATCAAAGAGTAGAGGTAATCAGGCAATCTTTGCAGTATaactttggaaataaacatcACACAATGCTACCATCACATCTTTTCATATTATAGCAAGGTTGAATAAGAAAAGATTCTGCTTTGATAAATTACAACTGTGAGACTGAATCAAGAAACTTGAAGATGGATGCAGAAGCATGTATATTAGCAATATTACCAtaataacacagagacaaaattgTGACTTGTAAAGCTATGTGATGACTAATGATTGAAAAACAGAATTTGTTTCAAAATATGAATCCAATCTTTCCTTTTGATTTTCTTCACAGGTGTTCCACATAGGTCTTAAAAATGAGACTAGCATCCAGGCAGAGTCTTAAACATCCATAAGAATCAGtagtttcattttgtttcaaTATGGACTGGCTGGATACTTTTAAATAAGCATGTGTATAATATAGACCTTATTTTATCAGAATTTAAAACAAGTTTAAGTTGATTAGTAAATTCTGAAATATGTCAACTCTAGATTTGCTAGATTAAGGGTCGAATTAGCTGGATATAAACTAAATAATCAGATGTAAAATCTGTAAGAGTATGGGGCTTTTGTACAAATATAAATGATTTTTCTCTGTTGAGGAATATTTTGGGAGTTTCTAATCTTAAAAAAAGGggcaagaaacaaaagaaactttaactcttgagccacacataaataaataaattttaaccGTTCATTGTACAGGGGATAATTTAACTTAATGATGCCACCATTATGCAGTTGAGCacgttttacattttaaatttaaaggaCAGTTCCCTATGCtggtaaaaaaataattttacaaaGATACTATGAATGGGTGCCTTATaaactgttaattttttttattattagcgCAGACAGAGGTTAGGCTTTTACTTTGGAGGCCCTTTACCGGAAATACAATTGTTGACGCTACAAGCGAGCCAAGATGGCGGAGTACCTAGCATCCATTTTTGGGACAGAAAAAGATAAGTAAGTATTTAATGTTAACTTGGTAATTTCAGTATTAAT
This window of the Maylandia zebra isolate NMK-2024a linkage group LG16, Mzebra_GT3a, whole genome shotgun sequence genome carries:
- the gabpa gene encoding GA-binding protein alpha chain, with translation MSKSEPEEMIEIEIDEREKQACLEEGVEEQTITASDLIQQDIDINEPIGNLKKLLEPRIQISLDAYEICLQDIQLHPDHSLFDQGVKTDGTVQLSLQIITKPGEERLNILEIVKPVETVEVVIDPDAAGEEGALVEEGQLIAVERSSLSDETSEQVTRWAAALEGYRKEQVRLGIPYDPMLWSADQVIHWAVWVMKEFNIDEMEIGSIHIQGRDLCTFTQEEFLQKVPNGEILWSHLELLRKYVLASQDQSGGDATVTIDQPVQIIPAQVSTPTAIKVLKQNRGPRAPRISGGEERSSPGNRTGNNGQIQLWQFLLELLTDKDARDCISWVGEEGEFKLNQPELVAQKWGQRKNKPTMNYEKLSRALRYYYDGDMICKVQGKRFVYKFVCDLRTLIGYSAAELNSLVTECEQKKLARMQMHGIGQPITTVTLATTTLDKDS